AAACCGTACGAAGGGACCTGCGCGTCCTGGAGGACCACGGCCTGCTCCGCCGCACCCACGGCGGCGCCTACCCCGTGGAGAGCGCCGGCTTCGAGACGACGCTCGCCTTCCGGGCCACAAGCCACGTCCCCGAGAAGCGCCGGGTCGCGGCCGCCGCGGCCGAGCTGCTCGGCGACGCCGAGACCGTCTTCGTCGACGAGGGCTACACCCCGCAGCTCATCGCCGAGGCACTCCCCCGGGACCGGCCGCTGACCGTGGTCACCGCGTCCCTGCCGGTCGCGGGCGCCCTCGCCGAGGCCGAGCACGTCTCCGTGCTGCTGCTCGGCGGCCGGGTGCGGCGCGGCACCCTCGCCACCGTCGATCACTGGACGACGAAGATGCTGGCCGGCTTCGTCGTCGACCTGGCGTTCATCGGCGCCAACGGCATCTCCCGCGAACACGGCCTCACCACCCCCGATCCGGCCGTCAGCGAGGTCAAGACGCAGGCGATCCGAGCCGCCCGGCGCGTGGTCTTCGCGGGCGTCCACACCAAGTTCGGAGCGGTCAGCTTCTGCCGGTTCGCCGAGGTCGGCGCGCTGGAGACGATCGTGACGAGCACGCTGCTGCCGGCCGCCGAAGCACACCGCTACTCACTGCTCGGACCCCAGGTCATCCGGGTCTGACACCGCACTCACGTCCCCCACCGGGCGCAGCCACGCCCCGTGCTGCCCCTTATCTCCCCATACATCCAGGAGCGATCCATGCGAACCCAGAGCCGACGACGGCCACCGCGAGCCCCGCTCGCCCTGGCCGCCGCAGGGACGCTGCTCGCCCCGCTGCTCTCCGGCTGCTGGGTCGGCGCGGGCGGGGCCGGATCCGGCGGCGACGCCATCAACGTCCTGATGGTCAACAACCCGCAGATGGTCGAGTTGCAGAAGCTGACCCGCGCCCACTTCACCAAGGAGACGGGCATCAAGGTCAACTTCACGGTCCTGCCAGAGAACGACGTCCGCGACAAGATCAGCCAGGACTTCGCCAACCAGGCCGGCCAGTACGACGTCGCCACCCTGTCCAACTACGAGATACCGATCTACGCCCGCAACGGCTGGCTGCACGAGATGAACGGCTATGTCGCGAAGGACCCGGCCTACGACGAGCAGGACGTCCTGAAGCCGATGCGCCAGTCCCTCACCGCCGACGACGGCAAGCTCTACGGCCAGCCCTTCTACGGCGAGTCGTCGTTCCTGATGTACCGCAAGGACGTGTTCGACAAGAAGGGCCTGACGATGCCCGAGCGGCCCACCTGGCAGCAGGTGGCGGACCTCGCGGCGAAGGCCGACGGCGCCGAGCCCGGCATGAAGGGCATCTGCCTGCGCGGCCTGCCCGGCTGGGGCGAGGTGATGGCCCCGCTCACCACGGTCGTCAACACCTTCGGCGGCACCTGGTTCGACAAGGACTGGAAGGCACGGCTCGACTCCCCCGCCTTCGAGAAGGCGACGAAGTTCTATGTCGACCTGGTGCGCGAGCACGGCGAGTCCGGCGCCGCCCAGGCCGGGTTCGCCGAGTGCCTGAACAACATGACCCAGGGCAAGGTCGCCATGTGGTACGACGCCACCTCCGCGGCCGGATCCCTGGAGGCGGCGAACTCCCCGGTGAAGGGCAAGGTGGGCTACGCCCCCGCACCCGTCGAGAAGACCGCGTCCTCCGGCTGGCTCTACACCTGGGCCTGGGGCATCCAGAAGGCCTCCCGCAACCCGGACAACGCCTGGAAGTTCGTCTCCTGGGCCTCCGGCAAGGGCTACGAGGAGCTGGTCGGCGACCAGGTGGGCTGGTCGAACGTCCCGGCCGGCAAGCGGGCGTCGACCTACGCCAACGCCGACTACCGCAAGGAGGCCGGGGCCTTCCAGGAGATGACCAAGGAGGCCATCGAGCAGGCCCGCCCGACCGACCCCGGGGTGCAGCCGCGGCCCGCGCCCGGCATCCAGTTCGTCGGCATCCCCGAGTTCACCGACCTGGGCACCAAGGTCTCCCAGGAGATCAGCGCGGCCATCGCCGGACGCCAGTCCGTCGATTCGGCCCTGAAGAAGTCTCAGGCGCTCGCAGAGAAGATCTCCGAGGAGTACGAGGGACGATGACCGCCACGACAACGGCCCCCGTGGCCTCCCCCGAGATACGCAACCCCGTCCGCCGGCCCTCCGCCCGGCTGCGTGCCTGGGCCACCCGGGCCCCGCTGCTGCCCGCCCTGATCTTCATGATCGTCGTCACCCAGCTGCCCTTCGTGGCCACGCTGGTGATCTCCTTCTTCGACTGGAACTCCCTCTATCCCGACGCCCGTCACTTCACCGGCGTCGACAATTACCGGGAGGTCGTCACCGACCCGGACCTGCGCCAGTCGGTGTGGACGACCGTGCTGCTGACGGTGGCGGTGGTCCTGGCCAGTCTGGTGCTGGGACTTGTGCTCGCCCTGCTGCTGGACCGGAGGTTCCGCGGCCGGGGCATTGTCCGGACCCTGCTGATCGCTCCGTTCCTGGTGGTCCCCGTCGCGGCCGCCCTGCTCTGGAAGCATGTGCTCTACAACCCTGAATACGGCCTGTTCAATGGGTTGTTGCACTATGTGGGCGGCCCACAGCCCGACTGGATCTCGAACACCCCGCTGCTCGCGGTCGAGGCGTCCCTCGTCTGGCAGTGGACACCGTTCATGATGCTGATCCTGCTCGCCGGACTGCAGAGCCGCGACCACGAGCAGATCGAGGCGGCCCGGGTCGACGGCGCGAGCGACTGGCAGATCTTCGTCCATCTGACGCTGCCGCACCTGCGCCGCTACCTCGAACTGGGCGCCCTGCTCGGCTCGATCTACATCGTCCAGAACTTCGACGCGGTCTTCACGATCACGTCCGGGGGCCTCGGCACCGCCAACCTCCCCTACACCGTCTACCAGAGCTTCTACCAGGCCCACGAGAACGGCCTCGCCTCGGCCGCGGGCGTCCTGGTGGTCATCGGCTCGATCGTCATCGCGACCTTCGCCCTGCGCGTGGTGTCGTCCCTGTTCCGCGAGGAGGTGTCCCGCGCATGAGCACGATCGCAACTCGTGCCCGCCGTGTCCGTGGCAAGGGTGCGGGCCTCGGCCTGCTGGCCTGGCTGCTCGGCATCGCGTTCTTCCTGCCCATCGCGTGGATGGCACTGACGTCCTTCCACTCGGAGACGGACGCGGCGACCAATCCGCCGTCCTTCGCGGCCGCGCTCACCCTGGACGGCTACCGCGAGTTCTTCGGCGCGGGCGGCGGCGCGAGCCCCTGGCCGGCCCTGATCAACTCCACCGTCGCGTCCGTGGCCTCGACCCTGCTGGTGTTGCTGCTGGCCTTCCCGGCGGCGTACGCGCTGTCCATCAACCGCGTCCGCAAGTGGACGGACGTGCTGTTCTTCTTCCTCTCCACGAAGATGCTCCCGGCCGTGGCGGGCCTGCTGCCGATCTACCTGTTCGCCAAGAACGCCGGAATGCTCGACAACATCTGGCTGCTGGTCATTCTCTACACCTCCATGAACCTGCCGATCGCGGTGTGGATGATGCAGTCCTTCCTCGCCGAGATCCCGGTCGCGGTGATCGAGGCGGCGAAGGTGGACGGGGCCCGGCTGCCCACGATCCTCGCGCGCGTGGTCGCCCCGATCTCCCTCCCCGGTATCGCCGCCACCGCCCTGATCTGCTTCATCTTCAGCTGGAACGAGCTGCTGTTCGCCCGGGTGCTCACGGGTGTGGTCGCCGAGACCGCCCCCGTCTTCCTGACCGGCTTCATCACAAGCCAGGGCCTGTTCCTGGCGAAGGTGTGCGCCGCGTCGCTCGTCATCTCCCTGCCGGTGCTCGCCGCGGGGTTCGCCGCCCAGGACAAGCTGGTCCAGGGCCTGTCGTTGGGAGCCGTGAAATGAAGGCCGCCGTCATCGAGTCCGTGGGCAAGGCCGTCGTCGCCGAGGTCCCCGACCCGACGCCCGGCCCGCGCGAGGTCGTGGTCGAGGTCGCGGCCTGCGGCCTGTGCGGAACCGATCTCCACATCCTCCAGGGCGAGTTCGCCCCCAAGCTGCCGATCGTGCCCGGGCACGAGTTCGCGGGCGAGGTGGTCGGAGTCGGCACCCGGGTCACGGAGGTGGCGGTGGGCGACCGGGTCGCCGTCGACCCGTCCCTGTACTGCTACGAGTGCCGCTACTGCCGTACCGGCCACAACAACCTCTGCGAACGCTGGGCGGCGATCGGGGTGACGACGGCCGGAGGCGCGGCGCAGTACGCCGTCGCCCCGGTGGCGAACTGCGTGAAGCTCCCGGACCACGTCCGCACCGAGGACGCCGCCCTCGTGGAACCGCTGTCCTGCGCGGTACGCGGCTACGACGTGCTCCGGTCCCGTCTCGGCGCGCACGTCCTGATCTACGGCTCCGGCACCATGGGCCTGATGATGCTGGAACTGGCCAAGCGCACCGGCGCGGCGAGCGTGGACGTCGTCGACGTGAACCCGGCCCGCCTGGAGACCGCCCGCGGCCTCGGCGTCACGGGCTCGGCGGCGACCCCCGACGAACTGGACCGTCCGCAGGGCTGGGACCTGGTCGTCGACGCCACGGGCAACGCGGCGGCGATCCAGGACGGCCTGGACCGGGTGGCGAAGGCGGGCACGTTCCTGCAGTTCGGCGTGGCCGACTACGCGACCCGCGTGACGATCGACCCGTACCGCATCTACAACCAGGAGATCACCATCACCGGCTCGATGGCGGTGCTGCACAGCTTCGAGCGGGCGGCGGAGCTCTTCGCGAACGGCGTGCTCGACCCGGACGTCTTCATCAGCGACCGCATCCCGCTGGAGCGCTACCCCCAGGCGCTGGACCAGTTCGCGGCGGGCGTCGGCCGCAAGATCGTGGTCGTGCCGTAGGGAAGGGACCACCGCGGGCGGGGAGCAGGCGAAATTCGCTGGGTCGCCTGCTCCCCGCCTCGTACCCTCACGGCATGCCGGGACCTCATGGATTCACCTACGAGCAGCACACGGGCGGCACCGTCCGCATCAGCCACCACGGCCGCCCCGCCACCACCCTGAACGGTCCACGCGCCGCGCGGTTCCTCACCGAGGTCGAGACCTCCGACCCCCAGCTGGTCATGGCCCGCTGGACCGGCAACTACAAGCGCGGCAACGAGCGCACCGCCCGCGATCACCCCCGCAATCGCCGCTGACCCGATTGGCCGCAGGGTAAGGGAACGGCAAAGTCGCCTCGCTCGTTCACCCGGCATGACAGCTATGACCCCCGGCTCGAACATCCCCCTGTCCGCCGCCCGCGTGACGGTGGACGTCGCCGCTCCGGTGCGGCTCGACGTATCGGGCCTGCTGCTCACCGCCGACGGCAAGGTGCGCTCCGACGACGACTTCATCTTCTACAACCAGCCGTCGGGCCCGGGTGTGACGTACCGCTCGGGCGGCGGCAGCGCGCCCGACGCGATCGTGGTCGACACGACGGCCCTCCCTCCCGGCATCGAGAAGATCGTCATCACGGCGAGCCCGGACGCCGCGGGCCAGACCTTCCGCGGCATCGAGCCGACGGCCACGATCCGCAACGCTGACGACAACTCCGTCCTGGCCACGTTCACGCCCCCGCAGCTCGGCGACGAGACGGCGCTGGTCGTTGTGGAGATCTACCAGCGAGGCGGGCAGTGGAAGGCCCGCGCCGTAGGCCAGGGATACGCCAACGGCCTGGCGGGCATCGCCACGGACTTCGGGGTCACGGTGGAGGAACCGGCCGCCGCCGCCCCGCCGCAGCCGGTGACCCCGCCGCCGGCCCCGGTGCAGCCGCCCGCCCCGCCCGTCTCCACCCCCGCCGCGCCCCCGGCCGCCCCGGCCACGCCTCCCCCTCCCGCGCCCGGCGCCGGGAAGATCAACCTCGACAAGGGCCGCGTCAGCCTCCAGAAGAACCAGACGGTCTCCCTGATGAAGGGCGGCCGGCCCCTGCTCTCCCAGGTCCGGATGGGCCTCGGCTGGGAGCCGGCCTACCGCGGCAAGGACATCGACCTGGACGCCTCGGTCATCGCCTACGGGCCGCAGCGCAACCACATCGACAGCTGCTACTTCGGCAAGCTCCAGATCGTGGGCGGCGCCATCCGGCACTCCGGCGACAACCTCACGGGTGAGGGCGGCGGGGACGACGAGACCATCATGGTCGACCTCGGCCGCCTCCCTCAGGAGGTCACGGGCCTGGTCTTCACGGTGAACTCCTTCTCCGGCCAGAAGTTCACCGAGGTCGCCAAGGCCTACTGCCGCCTCCTGGACGGCACGACGGGCGAGGAACTGGTCCGCTTCGACCTCACCTCCGCCGAGCCCCAGACCGGCGTCCTGATGGCCAAGCTCATCCGCCAGTATTCGGGCGAGTGGGAGATGACGGCCATGGGCGACTTCGTGAAGTCCCGCACGGTGAGGGGCATGGTGAAGCCGGCGGCGCAGGCCCTCTGACCCGCCACCGGACTCCGGGGACGCCCCCCTCACCCAGGGGGCGTCCGGCTCACCGCCTCAGCGGCGCCCCGCGCCCAGCCCCTCCATCAGCAGCGTCAGGTACCGCCTCAGGTGCCGGTCCTCCCCGTCCGCCGGTTCCGACGCCGTCGCCATCCCATGAGCCAGCCGCAGCACATCGGCCGGCTCGACGTCCGCCCGCAGCGTGCCCTCTTCCTGTGCCGCCCGGACCAGCCGCCCGGCCGCGCCCTTCACCGAGTCGCCGCAGGCGGTGGCCACGACCGTGCCGCTCCCGGTGACGACCGGGCCGAGCAGGGCCTTCAGACCGCGCATCCGGATCAGCCCGGCGCCGAGTTCGTACAGCCACTCCCAGAGCGCCTCGCCCGGCGGCAGTTCCTCCGCCAGCACATCGGCCCGGGCCGCGATCGCCTCGACACGCTCCAGATACGCGGCCTCCAGCAGTGCCTGCCGGGTCGGGAAGTGCCGGTACAGGGTGCCGGAGCCGACCCCGGCACGCTTGGCGATGTCGTCCAGCGAGGCGCCCTCCCCGTGCTCGGCGAAGGCCTCCGCGGCGACCGTCAGCAACCGCTCGTGGTTGCGCCGGG
The Streptomyces tuirus genome window above contains:
- a CDS encoding zinc-dependent alcohol dehydrogenase family protein, whose amino-acid sequence is MKAAVIESVGKAVVAEVPDPTPGPREVVVEVAACGLCGTDLHILQGEFAPKLPIVPGHEFAGEVVGVGTRVTEVAVGDRVAVDPSLYCYECRYCRTGHNNLCERWAAIGVTTAGGAAQYAVAPVANCVKLPDHVRTEDAALVEPLSCAVRGYDVLRSRLGAHVLIYGSGTMGLMMLELAKRTGAASVDVVDVNPARLETARGLGVTGSAATPDELDRPQGWDLVVDATGNAAAIQDGLDRVAKAGTFLQFGVADYATRVTIDPYRIYNQEITITGSMAVLHSFERAAELFANGVLDPDVFISDRIPLERYPQALDQFAAGVGRKIVVVP
- a CDS encoding TetR/AcrR family transcriptional regulator, yielding MVQVRPMRADARRNHERLLTVAAEAFAEHGEGASLDDIAKRAGVGSGTLYRHFPTRQALLEAAYLERVEAIAARADVLAEELPPGEALWEWLYELGAGLIRMRGLKALLGPVVTGSGTVVATACGDSVKGAAGRLVRAAQEEGTLRADVEPADVLRLAHGMATASEPADGEDRHLRRYLTLLMEGLGAGRR
- a CDS encoding TerD family protein encodes the protein MTPGSNIPLSAARVTVDVAAPVRLDVSGLLLTADGKVRSDDDFIFYNQPSGPGVTYRSGGGSAPDAIVVDTTALPPGIEKIVITASPDAAGQTFRGIEPTATIRNADDNSVLATFTPPQLGDETALVVVEIYQRGGQWKARAVGQGYANGLAGIATDFGVTVEEPAAAAPPQPVTPPPAPVQPPAPPVSTPAAPPAAPATPPPPAPGAGKINLDKGRVSLQKNQTVSLMKGGRPLLSQVRMGLGWEPAYRGKDIDLDASVIAYGPQRNHIDSCYFGKLQIVGGAIRHSGDNLTGEGGGDDETIMVDLGRLPQEVTGLVFTVNSFSGQKFTEVAKAYCRLLDGTTGEELVRFDLTSAEPQTGVLMAKLIRQYSGEWEMTAMGDFVKSRTVRGMVKPAAQAL
- a CDS encoding carbohydrate ABC transporter permease; translation: MTATTTAPVASPEIRNPVRRPSARLRAWATRAPLLPALIFMIVVTQLPFVATLVISFFDWNSLYPDARHFTGVDNYREVVTDPDLRQSVWTTVLLTVAVVLASLVLGLVLALLLDRRFRGRGIVRTLLIAPFLVVPVAAALLWKHVLYNPEYGLFNGLLHYVGGPQPDWISNTPLLAVEASLVWQWTPFMMLILLAGLQSRDHEQIEAARVDGASDWQIFVHLTLPHLRRYLELGALLGSIYIVQNFDAVFTITSGGLGTANLPYTVYQSFYQAHENGLASAAGVLVVIGSIVIATFALRVVSSLFREEVSRA
- a CDS encoding ABC transporter substrate-binding protein; translation: MRTQSRRRPPRAPLALAAAGTLLAPLLSGCWVGAGGAGSGGDAINVLMVNNPQMVELQKLTRAHFTKETGIKVNFTVLPENDVRDKISQDFANQAGQYDVATLSNYEIPIYARNGWLHEMNGYVAKDPAYDEQDVLKPMRQSLTADDGKLYGQPFYGESSFLMYRKDVFDKKGLTMPERPTWQQVADLAAKADGAEPGMKGICLRGLPGWGEVMAPLTTVVNTFGGTWFDKDWKARLDSPAFEKATKFYVDLVREHGESGAAQAGFAECLNNMTQGKVAMWYDATSAAGSLEAANSPVKGKVGYAPAPVEKTASSGWLYTWAWGIQKASRNPDNAWKFVSWASGKGYEELVGDQVGWSNVPAGKRASTYANADYRKEAGAFQEMTKEAIEQARPTDPGVQPRPAPGIQFVGIPEFTDLGTKVSQEISAAIAGRQSVDSALKKSQALAEKISEEYEGR
- a CDS encoding carbohydrate ABC transporter permease, whose translation is MSTIATRARRVRGKGAGLGLLAWLLGIAFFLPIAWMALTSFHSETDAATNPPSFAAALTLDGYREFFGAGGGASPWPALINSTVASVASTLLVLLLAFPAAYALSINRVRKWTDVLFFFLSTKMLPAVAGLLPIYLFAKNAGMLDNIWLLVILYTSMNLPIAVWMMQSFLAEIPVAVIEAAKVDGARLPTILARVVAPISLPGIAATALICFIFSWNELLFARVLTGVVAETAPVFLTGFITSQGLFLAKVCAASLVISLPVLAAGFAAQDKLVQGLSLGAVK
- a CDS encoding DeoR/GlpR family DNA-binding transcription regulator; this encodes MNRTAEERQREIVLAARRDGSVDVTALATELGVAKETVRRDLRVLEDHGLLRRTHGGAYPVESAGFETTLAFRATSHVPEKRRVAAAAAELLGDAETVFVDEGYTPQLIAEALPRDRPLTVVTASLPVAGALAEAEHVSVLLLGGRVRRGTLATVDHWTTKMLAGFVVDLAFIGANGISREHGLTTPDPAVSEVKTQAIRAARRVVFAGVHTKFGAVSFCRFAEVGALETIVTSTLLPAAEAHRYSLLGPQVIRV